The following is a genomic window from Flavobacteriales bacterium.
CGAGCGCATGCTGGAGGTGTACCGCCTCTTCGCCGAGGAGTGGCTGGCCATGCCCGTGATCAAGGGCATCAAGACGCCCGGTGAGCGCTTCGCCGGCGCGGAGGAGACCTATTGCATCGAGGCCATGATGCAGGATGGGAAGGCGCTGCAGGCGGGTACCTCGCACTTCCTCGGCCAGAACTTCGCCAAGGCCTTCGACGTGCTGTTCACCAACAAGGAGAACCGCCAGGAGCATGTGTGGGCCACCAGCTGGGGCGTGAGCACCCGGTTGATGGGCGCATTGATCATGACCCACAGCGATGACCATGGACTGGTGCTTCCTCCGAAGCTCGCGCCCAACCAAGTGGTCATCGTGCCGATCGCGAAGAACGCCGAGCAGTTGAGCGCGATCAGCACGTTCGTGGCCCCGATGATCGCGGAGATGCGCACCAAGGGCATTTCCGTGAAGTTGGACGACGATGACACCAAGAAGCCCGGTTGGAAGTTCGCTGAGCATGAGCTGAAGGGTGTTCCGGTGCGCATCGCCGTGGGCCCGCGTGACATGGAGAACGGGACCGTGGAGGTGGCCCGCAGGGACACCTTGGAAAAGCAGGTGATGCAGGCCACCGACATCGCCGAGAAGGTGGAGCATCTGCTGGAGGCCATCCAGGACAACCTCTACCAGAAGGCCCTCGCCATGCGCGAGCGGTACACCCGGGGGGTGAACACCTATGATGAGTTCAAGGTGGCGATCGAGGAGGGCGGCTTCATCCTCGCCCATTGGGACGGCACGGCCGAGACCGAGGAACGGGTGAAGGAGGAGACCAAGGCCACCATCCGCTGCATCCCTCTTGACGGTGACACCACCCCGGGCACCTGCATGGTCACCGGGCGCCCCAGCACACGCCGGGTCGTTTTTGCCCGCGCCTACTGATGAGCCCAAAGAAAGCCACCCCGCCCCCCGCGCCGTCCACCCCCGGCCCGCGCGAGATGATCCTGCGCATGCTGCACCACAAGAGCGGCATGAAACAGGATGTCTACCACCGCATCCTGGGCCTGTTCCGCGAGCTGAAGGAGGTGCTACAGGAGGTGGCCGATGACCTCGAGCACGAGATGCTGCAGCGAGATAAACGGGTGAGCGTTCAGTACCGGGACAAAGGGGAGATGACCTGCGAGCTCAAGGTGGCCGGCGATACGGTGATCTTCCACATGCACACCAACGTGTTCCGGCTGGACCAGGGGCACAGCCTGTGGAAGACCAGCTACCTCGAGGAGGATGAGCAACGGGGCTACTTCGGGGTCGTCAACGTGTACAACTTCCTGAGCGACTCCTTCAAGTATAACCGGGAGCGCGACCTGGGCTACCTCGTGAGCCGGCTCTTCCTCAACAAGGACGGCCACTTCTTCGTGCAGGGCAAACGCCAGCTGGGCTTCCTCTACAACGATCTGGCGGGCAACAGGATGGACCGGGAGGTGTTGAAACAGGTGATCTACTCCACGATCATCTATGTGCTGGACTTCGACCTGCTGACCCCGCCGTATGATCAGGTGAACCAGGTGACCGTCAGCGAGCTTAACGAGATCAACGCCGGGCTGCAGCTCACCACCGGTAAACGACTGGGCTTCCGCTTCCAGGCGGATGTGGACGACCTTAGCTGATCTTGCACAGATCGGGGCGTGTCTTATCTTTGCCCGCCCTTTCGGAAACCAGTCCGGGAGGTTGACATCGTGGCCCGTTCGTCTAGGGGTTAGGACGCGTCCCTTTCACGGATGAAACAGGGGTTCGATTCCCCTACGGGCTACATTCGAAAACCCGCGCTTAGCGCGGGTTTTCTCATTCCGCCCTCTGGGGAATGGCGCCACGCTTGTGATCTCCACCGGAGGATCACCGCTGGCGCCTCCTACGGGCTACTTCGGCTTAGCGCGGGTTTTCTCATTCCGCCCTCCGGGGAATGGCGCCACGCTTGTGGTCCTCCACCGGAGGATCACCGCTGGGGCCTCCTACGGGCTACTTCGGCTTAGCGCGGGTTTTCTCATTCCGCCCTCCGGGGAATGGCGCCACGCTTGTGGTCCTCCACCGGAGGATCACCGCTGGGGCCTCCTACGGGCTACTTCGGCTTAGCGCGGGTTTTCTCATTCCGCCCTCCGGGGAATGGCGCCACGCTTGTGATCCTCCACCGGAGATCACCGCTGGGGGCCTCCTACGGGCTACTTCGGCTTAGCGCGGGTTTTTCTCATTCCGCCCTCCGGGGAATGGCGCCACGCTTGGCATCCTCCACCGGAGGATACGCGCTGGCGCCTCCTACGGGCTACTTCGGCTTAGCGCGGGTTTTCTCATTCCGCCCTCCGGGGAATGGCGCCACGCTTGTGGTCCTCCACCGGAGGATCACCGCTGGGGCCTCCTACGGGCTACTTCGGCTTAGCGCGGGTTTTCTCGTCCAGCCTCCAGGAAACGGATCCACACTGGCGGTCCCTTCGCGGTTGAACGTGGACAAGGTCCTCGTCTGGTGCTCCCGCACCGCGCTGGGCGCAACCTCGGCACGGTTGCGCACGTATCTTTTAGCGCTTGTCCGTCAAGGACTTGCCTTCCGGAGGGGGATCGTTGTCCCTGCGGAGGGCGGTCCGCGGACCGCACTCGCATGAAGGAGTTCAAGGGGATGGGATGGGGCTGCTGGCCGCCTTGGTGCTGCTGACGGGCTGCGTGGGTGGGCGCCGCAACATCAACTACCTGCAGGACGGGTCCCTGAGCAATGGATCGGCCAAGCTGTTCGAGAACCGCAAGTTCGAGTACCGGATCCAGGTGAACGATGTGCTCAGCATCCGTGTACTGGGGCTCGACGAGGCCACCCACCGCTTCTTCAATGTGGAAAGCCAGAACGGATTCCAAGGCGTGAACGATGCGGCGCTTTACGTGAACGGGTTCTCCGTGGACAAGAACGGACAGGTCCAGTTGCCCACGGTGGGCCGCATCAAGGTGCAGGGCCTCACGATGGGCGAGGCGCAGGACCTGGTGCAGCGCAAGATCAACGAGTACTTCACCAACGCCACCGTGATCCTCAAGCTGGTGAGCTTCCGCATCAGCGTGCTGGGCGATGTGCGCAACCCGGGCATGTACTTCATCTACAAC
Proteins encoded in this region:
- a CDS encoding proline--tRNA ligase — its product is MADILTKRADDHAQWYNDLVLKADMAEHSDVRGCMVIKPHGYAIWEKMQRALDGMFKETGHVNAYFPLFIPKSYLAKEASHVEGFAKECAVVTHYRLKSDPVHGVVVDPEAKLEEELIVRPTSETIIWNTYRGWIKSYRDLPLLINQWANVVRWEMRTRLFLRTAEFLWQEGHTAHATRQEAIEETERMLEVYRLFAEEWLAMPVIKGIKTPGERFAGAEETYCIEAMMQDGKALQAGTSHFLGQNFAKAFDVLFTNKENRQEHVWATSWGVSTRLMGALIMTHSDDHGLVLPPKLAPNQVVIVPIAKNAEQLSAISTFVAPMIAEMRTKGISVKLDDDDTKKPGWKFAEHELKGVPVRIAVGPRDMENGTVEVARRDTLEKQVMQATDIAEKVEHLLEAIQDNLYQKALAMRERYTRGVNTYDEFKVAIEEGGFILAHWDGTAETEERVKEETKATIRCIPLDGDTTPGTCMVTGRPSTRRVVFARAY
- a CDS encoding polysaccharide biosynthesis/export family protein — its product is MGLLAALVLLTGCVGGRRNINYLQDGSLSNGSAKLFENRKFEYRIQVNDVLSIRVLGLDEATHRFFNVESQNGFQGVNDAALYVNGFSVDKNGQVQLPTVGRIKVQGLTMGEAQDLVQRKINEYFTNATVILKLVSFRISVLGDVRNPGMYFIYNNQMPHPGRAGDGRRPQRIW